The region GCCGATTGCAAACGCAAGTGCGGAAAGACGCATGATTTGCAGATGCCACCAGATACCGTCATTGGGCCAAATGTTGACCCAATTGAAACCGGCATACTTAAAGTACAGCTCCGGTTGCAAAAAAAGGATGCGCCAACGATCAAGTTGCAAGTATTGGTGAGCCCAGCAAAACAGCGTGACACCTAGGACCACTCGAAAGACAGCCCAGGGCGATGCGGTCATCGGCTGCAGCGCCGTTTTGGATAGCGATTCGAGGCCCGTTTGTTTGAACATCGCTCAGGAAATAAAAACGGCCAATGGATGCCGATCCATTGGCCGCGTCGTTGAATCATTGATGCAAAACGTCTATTGGTTCATGAGCGCTTCTAAGCCTGCGTCACCTGCGGCGGCATCTGGTGTCGCCGAACCATCAGCTGGCGGTGCTGGAGCATCATCCGATGGTGCACCGAAGAAGAGCGGCTGTTCGACAGTGGCTTTCTTAACCACCGATCGACCTTCGGCAAGTGCGTTCAACGCATCGACTTGCTCTTGTAGCTTTTTGGAAAACTCACGAGCACTGCCGACGGACTTGTCGTTTAAGGCGGTTTGAATATCGATCATCGCGGTCAACCATGGCTTGGTGTCTTCAAGTTCTGGTTGTGGAATCGCGGCGAGCAATCCGCCGGTGATGTTTGCAGGATTGGTAACCGAATCGGCATCTTCGATTGCGTCGAGCTTGCCGGTCAAACCGATGACGATTTGTTGCATCGCATAGTTGAGTTTCTTTCGACTCGCGGTGACTTCTGGCGGTTGTGGTTTTTCGGTCGGTCGCATCATACCGCCGCCCATCATGCTTCCTCCCATCATGCCACCCATCATCGCATCCATGTCGTATCCCATGGATGGATCTTCCATCATTTCGTCGTATGACCCGCCACCGTTCATCATCATTTCCATATCGGCAGATCGCCGCGCCCCCGATGGTTTGCTGGCCTCTTCGGATTGCTTGACGAATGATTCTGGAGGAGCCGGTTGCTGCTGTGACTGCTGCTTTTTCTCCATGCGATCAAGACGATCGATTTCGGATTGATAAGCTTTCGACAATCGGCCAGCCCATTTCTTCAGGACCTCGGCGGACTTGACATCTTCGGGCTTCAGCTTACCAGGTAGACCGCCGATTGCCGCAGCCGAGTGCAATCCGATCAAGTTTGGTTGCTGGTCGTCGGTGCTGATGCTGACCAATTGTTTTCCGATTGACGCATCTTCGCTGACATAGGTCAAAATGCTGACCGCATAACGTTGTAGGAAAGCGTGTGCGAGTTCCGATCGACCACTTGGCGGTGTCGACTGAAGCAAGTCGTTCATCGCTTGTTTCACATCAGCCAAAGCGGCTTTGTCCATGCGGGACACAGGTGTGAAGCGAGCGTAACGCTCCAAACCTTGTAGCGCCGCAGCACGAACGCCATCAGGATTGTTCGCGTCCACGTAGATGTCCCTCATGTCGGTCAAGATGAACCGATAAGGGACTGGCAGTCCGCGCTGGCCGGGGCTGGACAACTTCGAGATGAACGTGATCGCGTTGACCCGAGCAGGGATTTGATAGTTGCCGGTCGCGACTCGCTTCAATCCGATATAGAGCCACTCCATCGCTTTCTTGGTGCCAGCATTGGGAGCACGCATAGCCCGGCTGGCGATCGCGTAGGCGGGGGCCATCACGTCGTTGATTTGGTGTAACGCGTCCGGCTGAGTGATTTTTGCCGGGATGTAGTCGCGGTAATAACGCTGCAGAACGGCAAGCTCATTGGCCGGAAATGTCGAAATGTCATTGCTGGTCATGAACACACGCGTCTTGCGTTCAATTTCAGGCAAGTTGTTGTCAATCACCGGCTCGACCGGCAAAACCTCAAATTTGTTCTGCTGAGCTCGAACGTTACTGGCAAAGACGGCAAACAGGACCAACAGCAGCATTGTTAGACAGGCAACGACGAATCGCTGTTTTCCCTGCGATGCTGCAACCGCGACTGCGGTCGGCTCCGATTGGCTGGCGGAGTTGTTTGACGGTTCGAAAGAAGTCCTTGTCATGCCAAATCCATGTGAGTGGGTGATGAGTCGATTAGCCGTGGTGGGGGATGAGGAGAGGCCGGCTAAGAGCTGATGAGCCAATTTCCCTCGCATTATCCACTGATATAACGAAGGTCGTCAAACAAAATTAGGCCTAACTGCTGTAGTTCGGCGCGGTAATCACGGTTTTTTCCGACCAGATTGATCGAACTGTCGTCGATTCTGTAGATCGCGAGGATGTCCGCTGAAGTTTGATCCGCCGAATGAACGCTCATCGTAACTGAGCTGCAAGGCGGCTGTTGATCAGACCACCTAAAGGGGCGGTTCGCATGTGAAGTCGCGATGGAACCTCGCCAGAAGAGTACCCCCTGCCCGATTTGAACGAGCGTCTCAGGCGGAAAAGCCTGATGTCCTAGGCCAACTAGACGAAGGGGGCCGGCGTCGATGTTGGTGAACGGTTGATAGCTGATATGGCATCGAACGTTTTTCACCAAAGCGGCGGAATATAACGAGCTTTGCCGCTCTGGCGAAGGTTACATCACGCAGAGGCAGGAGAATTCTTAGGTGGACTGTACTTTATCAGGTCTGCGTCGTGTTCACCTAGTGTGTTCACTGACTTGGGCTAAATCGAAGGTCTGTAAGACGTAAGAACCGGCTTGGGCGGGTGTCGTTTTGCTGGGCTTAACGCGGACGCAGATCTGACACACGCCGGTTTAGTGCCTGGAATGAGCCGGTTTCCCAAATCGGGTGGCGAATGTCCGTCGACCAAGGCATGGAATGGTCAATTGGAAGTTGCTTACGGTGCAGAAAACCCCTCAGGTAGCCAACATTAGCGTCATCGCACTCGTTAAGCTTTAGTGTACGAATAATTTCAGTCGAACCTGATCTTGGGGGCGGGCAACGGAATTAAGTAGGATCGACCACGGATTGGCCCCAGAAGCAAAGTCACTACTTGCGAAGGTGAATCACAATGTCGGCAGAATGGTTTTTTATGGCCAGCGGTTGGCTGCGGAGAGCACGGCGTGTCGGACCGATTACGGAGACCGACCTATTGGCCCGAATCGACAAAGGAGAAATCTCTCCAGAAACCTTGGTTCAAAGCGTTAAAACGCGAAACAAGTGGGTGCCAATGAATAAGATAAAGCCTGCGATGGAGCGTTGGCGTCGCGCCCATCCCGAGAAAACGGAAAAGCAAAGGGCAACCTAGTCGAGGCCCACACGGCCGACGCCCGATTAGTCCCGCGTTAGATCGATTGCGGAGCAAACTATTGTCACGGCGTCCGGAACTGGCCGACTACGCGGCTATCGGTGTCGGCCCGGTGTTGATCTTCTTGATGATCAGCAGTTTGGCAACGTACTTCGTCATGTTGCTCAGTGGCGGTCGGTACGATGGCAACCTCTCTTATTTGATCATGATGTTTACGATGGGCGCCGTCGCGTGTGCTCGTATCGTCATCGAATTTGATCGCAACTACGCTGCTGTCTATACGTTCGGTCTCGGCGCAGCAATGTTCTTGGTGACATTTCGCTTTCTTGGGTCGCCGCTCTTTTCGCTGGGACTGATTGTTCTGATCTTTTATCTAGCAGACCGAATCGTTCACGATTGCACGTTGATCGATGAGAAGGTTGATGCTAGTGGTGAAGGCTTGATTGACCGCGGTTTGGATGAACTACAGACCATGCGTTATGGGGCAAAGGAAGACGCTGATGATCGTCCTCAATCGGAGCGACAGCAGAGGCGAAAGCGATCGCATCAACCCGGACGCACCGTATTTCTGTTGGCGCTTGCCGCGTTGCCACTATTCGGCTTCGGCCAGTTCATGTTGAAGGACCACCCCAGGACTTGGCAGAACGCTCAGTTGCTGCTGGGGCTGTACCTGTTTTCAAGTTTGTCTCTGTTGGTCACGACCAGTTTTCTGAACCTGCGACGGTACCTTCGCCAACGTGATGTGGACATGCCTGGCGACGTCACGATCGCTTGGCTGGCCGGAGGGATTGGGTTGATCGCCGCTCTGTTGTTGCTGTCGTACCTGATTCCGCTGCCGGGATCGATGTTGGCAAGTGTTTCGGTGCCGGAGTTTTTGAGTCCAGAGCCCACTACTGCTAGTCGGTATGGCTGGGGCGACGAGGCCGCTGACAAGAGTGCAAGCAAGGATGATGCTGAAACGGGCGCTGAGCAATCCGAACAAGGCAAACAACAGAAAGGCCAAGGCGACAACCAGAACGAGCCGACCGAATCAGGTGGCAGTCGCGCATCGGACAATGAGAACGCAAACAAAGGCGACAATCAGAATTCAAAGCAGACAACGTCGGGGGAAAGCAAGTCGAAGGATTCGCAATCACAGTCGGCATCGCAATCGGATAAGTCATCCAGTGATGATTCAAAAAACAAATCCGAAGACGCAAAATCCAGTCAATCAAAAAACAAATCAAACGACGATGCGGAGCAATCAAGTTCGCAGCAGTCGGACATGGAACAGTCGAACCAGCCGAAACCCTCCAGCGAAGGACAGGAAGACGAACAACAAGGGGATCAATCCGAGCCAGCTTCCAAACAGGAATCGAGAGAAGATGAATCGATCCCTCCCGATTCACTCGATCAATCGGACATCAAACGTGAATCACAACAGGATCGCCCAGAAGAGAATCGACAGTCCGAATCATCAACCGCTGAGTCGTCGGCGGCTTCATCCATTTCTTCGATGCTCCGCAACTTGGGATCGATACTGAAGTTCCTGATAATCATCGGACTTGTCTTCGTGGTCGCGTTCTATCTGTACAGAATTCGTGAGCAGCTTTTGAAATGGTTGCAGGGGCTGTTCGGCGATCGGGAAGCGAACTTGCCCTCGGCTGAAACACCCCAAGCGACCGCGAAGTCGGATCCGCCACGTCCCTTTTCTTCGTTTCAAAATCCGATCGGTGCCGGCGCGGACCCGCGACGAATTATCGTGGTCACGTTCCAGGCGTTTGAGGCTTGGGCGCGCGAAGGCGGATTCGTGAGGCGTCAGGACGAAACGCCTGCAGAGTTCATCACGCGACTGAATCTGCTTTCGCGTCAGCAACAGCAGGCTCAGCAACTTTTCGCGTCGACGGGCCCAGCCGCCGATCGGCTTGGAAAGGCATACGACCGGATCGTATATGGCAAGGGCAGTGCGAGTCGCCAAGATGTCGAAGCGGCTGAACGGCTATGGGATCGGATGTCCCGCCGTGAGGTGGTGGTGGGATGATCTTTGAAGCAGCAAAGCTTGTGACCTTCGACGTGTTTTTAGGCTGCTAGGTTCGATTTCCGGCCCAGAATCGAGGGCTAATAGGAACAGGCAATGTTTTTGCCCTCGGGGTTTCGCGATTGGGCGTCAACTATGGTGTTTTCGTGAGTAGAGCCGTAAACTTTTGATATGAGTTTTCGTGCCAACTTCACAGCCATCGATTTCGAAACGGCCAACCGCCGACAGGATAGCGCCTGCCAATTGGCTGCCGTGGTGGTACGAGATGGGCAGATCGTTCGCGAAAGGATGTGGATGATTCGTCCGCAGCCGTTCTTCTTCTCCGCCATTAATATCGGCATCCACGGAATTCGTCCTGGCGATGTGGAGCACGAACCCGATTTTGGCGAGCATTGGGCTGACATCTCCGAATTTGTTGGGGACGATTGCTTGATTGCGCACAACGCGATGTTTGACGTGGGTGTTCTGAAAGCTTGTTTAGAGCGACATGAATGTGAAATTCCCAGCCTGTCGTTTTCTTGTACCCGTTTGATCGCGCGGCAGGCTTGGCCTGACCGGCAGCGTTTTGGACTGAAGCCACTATCGAATTGGTTGGGTGTGGAGTTCCGTCACCATGACGCGTTGGAAGACTCCCGTGCTTGTGCCCAGGTTTTACTTGCCGCAGGTGTGTCGTCCGGTGCAGAGTCGCTGGACGATTTAGAAAAGCGATTGCGAATCAGTCGAGGGAAGTTCGGAAACTGGGGGATCAAAAACGCCAAACGTATCGATGGAAGACGATCAGGTTCCACGAAGTCTTCACCCAAACGAGCGTTACCCAAAGGCATCGCCAGTCGCCAGCTGCGACGCGGCACCGTTCGACCATTGCGGTTTCCTGCCAATCCATTTGATGAGCAGGCCATGATGCGAGAGTCATCGCCTGATTATCAATCGCCAAGCAATCGGTCATCTGGCCAGTCGCCGAAAGCAAGTTCAGGCGATGTAGCGGGTTCAGTTTCCAGCTCCGCAGCCGTTCCCGCAGCGTTCGATCATGTCGATTGGCAAAGGGTCGCGATCCGGTGCGAATTCATTCAGCCTCTGCGTGGCCGACAGGTCTTTTTTGTTGGTGAGCTTCAATCGATGTCGCAGACCCAGGCAAAGGAACTTACCAAGCGAGCAGGTGGTGAGCTTCACGATCAACAATCTGAAACGGTCAATTGTGTGATCGTTGGCCGAACGTCAACTTTCGATCGCAGCGGTCACCAAGGTGAAATCGAAATTTTATCTGAAGATGATTTTCTAAAGCGGCTCGGCGTCTGACGGTTGATTCAGACGTTTTTCGATCGCCGTTTTGATCGCATCAGCCATCGGCTCGATACCTTTATATCGCAGTGTTTCCGCAGGACAGGTTTCGATCACGCCCAAGAGCGTTTGAAGTTGTGAAGTTGACAGCTGACACAACTGGCTTTGCGTCGTACGGATGGTAAAAACGACACGCGACTCGGATTCACGTAAGTTGGCGTTGTCGCTGATGGGCACACTTGTCAACGTCTGAAACTCAACTCGGAAATAGCACCGATCCAAAGCGTTTTGAACGTTGATCGCATCACGCGATTGACTCAGCATCTTCGAATGTCGAGGCGACTGGTCTAAGGCATCTGAGGGGCGGATTCCCCAATTGCTTCGCCAAACGGTTTTGCCCGGTTTCAAACGACGAAAGAGTTTCTCGGTGGGATTCCAAAGAGCCGTTTTGAAATCTGGGACGTCGCGATGGACATCAAGAAGGGGCTTTCCCTGTTTTTCGAGAAGTGACCAGCCACTGGGAAAGCACACACAACCGCCGAGTGTTTCGAACGCATCGCGCGGCGACAGCACAACAAGATCTTCTTGAATGTTTTTGTGAAGCCATTCCCAACGTACGCAAGGTGAGGCGTCGTGCGAAACGGATTGAGTGCTACCGGTGAATGAATTGACCAGCAAGGAATCGGTTTGCTGCAAGTGATCGCTTCGGTCGATCGCCCATTTCAAAATCGGATCGATGCTTTCGTGGTCGATATCGATAAAGTAGTCATCGCGATGCGGGCCGCCGATCAATCGATTTCGTTGGGCAATCTCGTCGAGATAGTTTGCGTTCGTACCAAAGATTGCTTGGTCCGGAGTCAGGGCCGCGATTCCGAATTGATGTTCGAATGTGGAACGTTTCAGCGGGAAAATTTCAATCATCAAACCGCAGGCGGATTAGAAGCTAACTATGTGTCGTCACTGCATCAGCGCTACAGGGCAAGGGGTCGCTATAATGCTGTTTGCGAGCCTAACGCGTTAGCCAAATGCCCTGCACGAATATCGGTGATTGGCTTGGGGCCAACGCTTGTGATTCTATCGCTTTGCCACTCATATTCGAAGGATGAACGATGTCAGTTTGGTGCGTGCGATCGCGTGCGGCAGTTTTATCGTTTGCTGCAATTCTACTGTCGGCAACATGTCCAATTGGTGAGCAAATCGCACAGGCGGAAGACCCCGTTTTTTCAGGTCCACAAGTAGGCGAATCGCTGCCCGAATTTGAGCTGCGCGGAGTATACGATCAGCAGCGTGGCAAAACGTTTTCGCCAATCGCGATGGCAGAAGGCGGGCCGATCGTGATCGTCTTTGTCCACAAGCTAACCCGACCAGGTTTCTCACTGACGCGAGCGATCACCCGCTATGCGAAGTCCTTGGAACAGCCGAAAGTTTTTGTTGCTTGGCTGTCTGATGATCAGGCTGACGCGGAAGCTTATTTGAATCGTGCGAGAAAGTCGTTGAACTTGGACGTCCCTGTCGGAGTCTCACCCGACGGAGGCGAAGGACCTGGTGCCTATGGGCTGAACCGAAATGTTGAACTGACGATTCTTGTGGGTGATAAGAAAAACGTTGTCGCCAATTTTGCGTTGGTTCAGCCATCGCTGGTCGACGGCGAGAAAGTTGCCGCGGAAATCGCCAAGTTGGTGGGTAAGTCGGCCCCTAACGCGGACACGCTTGAAAAATTGGCTTTTCCAAACCGCCGAGAGATGATGCGACGCCGCGATTCAGCCAGAGAAAACGAAGGGAGATAACCGTACTCGGTAAATCGAATCCGCACCGTTTGACGATCCGAAGGCCTTTTTTAAAAAGCTTGTGCGACTCTGATCGCGTTCCGCCTCGCTGGCGATTCCGATGCGGCGTCAATTCTGCATCGAAAGCTGAACGTTAAAGCTGTCTTTTCGGTGGGCTGTCGCCGGACCGGTCGTGCAAGATTGTGGCAATCTGAATAACATACGGTAAAAGATCGCACGCCATTCGGTACAATTCTCAGTGCGGCGTTGGCGAAGTTTGCCCTCCAAACGCCTACCTCCCCGCTGTGTGGCTGCGTCCTACCAACAGATCGCCTCGGCCCGCCGCTTGACCTTCCGCTCGATCTATTCGCGTCAGTGATGACGCGGAATCTCCGACGATAGACTCATCGTGCCACCGTGACGGTGCCGCAACATATGATGCCAATATTCAAGATGACAATTAACTGGCTGCCTACAAAATCGCGATCCGCAGAAACGTTTTCCGTCATTGCCGCGATCGTCTTGGCGGCGTCAAGTTCGATGGCGGTGGCGGCGGATGGTCCACCTGAGGTCGACTTTAACCGGGACGTCCGTCCGATTTTCAATGAGCACTGCGTCGCGTGTCACGGTGGGGTCAAGCAAGCCGGTGACCTGAGCTTTGTCTACGAAGACAGCGTTTCCTACGTCGTCGAGCCTGGTGATGCCGAAGCATCATCATTGATCGAACGTGTGCTTTTGCCCGACGATGATGAATCTCGAATGCCGCCGCCAGAGCATGGGCGTTCGCTCAATGAAGAAGAAATCAAAATCCTTCGTGCATGGATCGATTCCGGCGTGAAATGGGGAAAGCACTGGGCATTTGAAACGCTACAGTCGCAATCATTGCCGAAGCTTGAAAACGACTCGTTCAGCCGAAACCGGATGGATCGCTTCGTTCTTGCCAAGATGCAGGAAGCCGGACTGGCACCCAGTCCAGACGCCGACGCGATTCGGTGGCTACGACGCGTGTCGCTTGAATTGACCGGTTTGCCTCCGACGCCACAAGAAGCGGAAGCTTTCGCGACACGCGCAAAACAGATGGGTGACGTTGCCTATCGAGAAGCTGTCGATCGCTTGTTCGCTTCGCCAGGCTTTGGTCAGCGTTGGGCAAGCGTTTGGTTGGACATCATCCGCTATGCCGACTCTCGCGGTTTGGGTTTGGATAGTCGCCGGAACATTTGGCAGTATCGTGATTGGGTGGTTCGGGCCTTCAATGCGGACTTGCCGTACGATCAATTTACCATTCAGCAAATAGCCGGGGATTTATTGGACGACCCCAGCCTTGAAGAACTGCTCGCAACCGCTTGTCATCGGACGACACAAACAAACGAAGAAGGCGGCACGGATGACGAGACGTTCCGCACCGAAGCGGTCATGGATCGGGTCAGTACGACTTGGCAAACTTGGATGGGGTTATCGTTCGGCTGCGTCCAGTGCCACTCGCATCCGTATGATCCGATCGAGCATGACGAGTACTATCGGTTCTTGGCATTCTTCAACAACACCGTAGATACTGATCTGGGAAGCGACGAACCGACCTATGCCTTTCCGATCAATCCGGACGAATTTGATGACGCGTTAAATTTGGATCGACAGATTGAACAGCTTGATCAACAGCGTTGGGATCAAACGCTTGAGGCTATCGCGAATGCCGATCAATGGAGTCCATGGCCGGTATCTGAAGCTTCAACAACGAACTCAAGCAGCGTTGAAGCCACAGATATTCAAGGGCAGTCAGGCTATGCAACTGTGGGCACCGTCGCCAAAAACACGAAAGTCGTATTGGAAGGCAAGCCGCAAGGAAAGCAAACCATCACGGCGCTAAAATTCGTCGGGCTGCCAAAGGATTCACAGCGTGCGATCGCGTATCCAGAATGGGGCTACTTGATCAGCTTTTTTGAAACCACTGTGGTCGACTCGGAAGGGAAGGAAACTCCCGTCAAGTTCTCTCAAGTAGTTTCTGATGAGCCCAATCCGATCTTGGACCCAAACCTGAGTTTGAATGCCAAATCTCGAAGCGGCGCCGGACCTTACTCGCGTATCCACTATCCTCGCGAAACAGTCTTTGTCCTGCAGCAGCCTCTGGAATTGTCCGAAGATGACGGGCTGAAGGTGACGATCACATTCAATGGTGTCGAAACCGGAGCATTTCCGCTGGTTGCACATCGTGGCTATCTCGAAGTCAGTAGCGATACGGCTTGGGCGAGTTGGTTGGAAGCTACAGAGCAGCTAAACCAGCAGCTCTCTGAATTGCGAGCACAACGTCGAAACATTCGTTCGACCAACACTCCGGTAATGTCCGAACGACCGCAGAAATTCTCGCGACCGTCATTTGTTTTTGATCGTGGAAACCAGATGACAAAGACAGATGAAGTCACGCCCTCGACTCCTGCGTTTCTGCCAGAAATGGAATCAGCGACGCCAAGTCGACTAGATTTGGCCCGTTGGATTGTCGACCAAAACAATCCTCTGACGGCGCGTGTCGCGGTCAATCGATTGTGGTCGCGGCTGTTTGGTACCGGGCTTGTTCTGACCGAGGAAGATTTCGGTGTTGCCGGCGAAAGGCCGACTCATCCGCAGTTGCTCGATGACCTGGCCTACCGATTTCAGACTGACATGAACTGGAGTGTCAAATCGTTGCTGCGAGAGATCCTAACCAGTTCGACCTATCGCCAGTCGTCGGTGGTGACAGACGAAAAATTGAAAGCCGATCCCTCGAATCAGTTTCTTTCACGTGGACCGCGGACACGCTTGCCTGCAGAAACCATTCGTGATCAGGCACTCGCGATTTCCGGATTGCTGAGCGAACAGATGGAGGGCCCTCCCGTCCATCCGCCGATTCCGAGTGGGATTTGGAACCCGTTTAATTCCGGTGATAAATGGCGTACCCCTGAATCGTCAGACCCCGATCGATATCGTCGCACCGTCTACACCTATATCAAGCGGACAATTCCTTACCCGATCATGGCGTCTTTCGATGCACCCTCGCGTGAGTTCTGTTCCGTACGGCGTTTGCCTTCCAACACGCCGACACAGGCACTGATGACATTGAACGATTCCACATTTGTCGAATCCGCAGCAGCGTTGGCTGAACGGATGCGACAGTTTGACGGCACGCTTCAAGAACAAATACAACACGGTTTCCGATTGGCAACTTGCCGTCGTCCATCGACTGATGAGCTGGACGCCCTTATCGGATTGAGTCGAGAGAACTCAACCGATTCAGACCCGAACGCATTTCGATCGATCGCGACCGTACTGCTGAACTTGGACGAGGTACTTTGCAAATGAGCATGTTTAAATCAACGCGTCGATCGTTGCGTGAAGAGGCAACCGGCGAGCAGCTGACACTGGATACACGTCGTCAGTTCATGCGAACCTGCGCGACCGGACTTGGAGCGACATGGCTGGCGCAGCAAAAAGCGATCGCCTCAGGAAATGCTGATGGATTTCGTCTGCCGATGGCAAAGGCAAAACGAGTGATCTTTTTGCACATGATCGGTGCTCCTAGCCAGCTTGAACTGTTCGACTATAAGCCCGAACTACAGCGATTCGACGGAAAGGATTGTCCCGAAGCGTATTTGAAGAACAGCCAGTTCGCATTTATTCAGGGAACACCGAAGCTGCTAGGACCCATCTACGATTTCAAACAGCACGGTGAAAGTGGCGCTTGGGTGTCGGACCAGTTACCGCACTTTTCGAAGATCGTCGACAAGGTTTGCTTTATCAAAACGATGCAAACCGATCAGTTCAATCACGGTCCGGCCCAGCTGATGGTGCAGTGCGGTCAATCGCGAATCGGATATCCTTCGATCGGGTCTTGGGTGACTTGGGGCCTGGGCAGCGAGAATGAGGATTTGCCGGGCTTCATCGTGCTGCTTTCCGGGGGCCGTCAGCCACGCGTTGGGAAAGCCCTGTGGGGGAGCGGTTTCCTGCCCTCGGTTTACCAGGGTGTGCAGTGCCGTTCCAAAGGCGACCCGGTACTGAATGTTTCCAATCCCGATGGTGTCAGCCGTGATGAACGCGCCGCGACTCTGCATGCGCTTGATCAATTGAACAAGATCAATCACGACGAGTTTGGTGATCCAGAAACGCTAACGCGGATGAAACAGTACGAACTCGCGTTTCGCATGCAGGTCGCCGTTCCCGACGCGATGGATCTGTCGCAAGAATCAGCGGCGACACATGAAGAATACGGCGTGGAACCTGGCAAGGAATCATTCGCCAATAACTGCTTGCTTGCACGGCGTCTGGCCGAACGTGGTGTTCGATACATCCAGCTTTACGATTGGGGCTGGGATACACACGGAAGCAATGCGAATGAAGCCTTAGAAAAGGGATTTGTTAGTAAGTGCCAGCAAGTCGATCGCC is a window of Stieleria sp. JC731 DNA encoding:
- a CDS encoding PSD1 and planctomycete cytochrome C domain-containing protein, yielding MTINWLPTKSRSAETFSVIAAIVLAASSSMAVAADGPPEVDFNRDVRPIFNEHCVACHGGVKQAGDLSFVYEDSVSYVVEPGDAEASSLIERVLLPDDDESRMPPPEHGRSLNEEEIKILRAWIDSGVKWGKHWAFETLQSQSLPKLENDSFSRNRMDRFVLAKMQEAGLAPSPDADAIRWLRRVSLELTGLPPTPQEAEAFATRAKQMGDVAYREAVDRLFASPGFGQRWASVWLDIIRYADSRGLGLDSRRNIWQYRDWVVRAFNADLPYDQFTIQQIAGDLLDDPSLEELLATACHRTTQTNEEGGTDDETFRTEAVMDRVSTTWQTWMGLSFGCVQCHSHPYDPIEHDEYYRFLAFFNNTVDTDLGSDEPTYAFPINPDEFDDALNLDRQIEQLDQQRWDQTLEAIANADQWSPWPVSEASTTNSSSVEATDIQGQSGYATVGTVAKNTKVVLEGKPQGKQTITALKFVGLPKDSQRAIAYPEWGYLISFFETTVVDSEGKETPVKFSQVVSDEPNPILDPNLSLNAKSRSGAGPYSRIHYPRETVFVLQQPLELSEDDGLKVTITFNGVETGAFPLVAHRGYLEVSSDTAWASWLEATEQLNQQLSELRAQRRNIRSTNTPVMSERPQKFSRPSFVFDRGNQMTKTDEVTPSTPAFLPEMESATPSRLDLARWIVDQNNPLTARVAVNRLWSRLFGTGLVLTEEDFGVAGERPTHPQLLDDLAYRFQTDMNWSVKSLLREILTSSTYRQSSVVTDEKLKADPSNQFLSRGPRTRLPAETIRDQALAISGLLSEQMEGPPVHPPIPSGIWNPFNSGDKWRTPESSDPDRYRRTVYTYIKRTIPYPIMASFDAPSREFCSVRRLPSNTPTQALMTLNDSTFVESAAALAERMRQFDGTLQEQIQHGFRLATCRRPSTDELDALIGLSRENSTDSDPNAFRSIATVLLNLDEVLCK
- a CDS encoding DUF4339 domain-containing protein; this encodes MSAEWFFMASGWLRRARRVGPITETDLLARIDKGEISPETLVQSVKTRNKWVPMNKIKPAMERWRRAHPEKTEKQRAT
- a CDS encoding heme-dependent oxidative N-demethylase subunit alpha family protein → MIEIFPLKRSTFEHQFGIAALTPDQAIFGTNANYLDEIAQRNRLIGGPHRDDYFIDIDHESIDPILKWAIDRSDHLQQTDSLLVNSFTGSTQSVSHDASPCVRWEWLHKNIQEDLVVLSPRDAFETLGGCVCFPSGWSLLEKQGKPLLDVHRDVPDFKTALWNPTEKLFRRLKPGKTVWRSNWGIRPSDALDQSPRHSKMLSQSRDAINVQNALDRCYFRVEFQTLTSVPISDNANLRESESRVVFTIRTTQSQLCQLSTSQLQTLLGVIETCPAETLRYKGIEPMADAIKTAIEKRLNQPSDAEPL
- a CDS encoding DUF1501 domain-containing protein, translated to MFKSTRRSLREEATGEQLTLDTRRQFMRTCATGLGATWLAQQKAIASGNADGFRLPMAKAKRVIFLHMIGAPSQLELFDYKPELQRFDGKDCPEAYLKNSQFAFIQGTPKLLGPIYDFKQHGESGAWVSDQLPHFSKIVDKVCFIKTMQTDQFNHGPAQLMVQCGQSRIGYPSIGSWVTWGLGSENEDLPGFIVLLSGGRQPRVGKALWGSGFLPSVYQGVQCRSKGDPVLNVSNPDGVSRDERAATLHALDQLNKINHDEFGDPETLTRMKQYELAFRMQVAVPDAMDLSQESAATHEEYGVEPGKESFANNCLLARRLAERGVRYIQLYDWGWDTHGSNANEALEKGFVSKCQQVDRPMTALINDLEKRGMLEDTLVVWGGEFGRTSMAENRGGVTAPFKGRDHNPNAFTFWMAGAGVKTGMTYGETDELGYHVADSPVQLRDFHATMQHLLGIDHDKLVYPFQGLDQKLVGVKPARVINEILA
- a CDS encoding exonuclease domain-containing protein, with the protein product MSFRANFTAIDFETANRRQDSACQLAAVVVRDGQIVRERMWMIRPQPFFFSAINIGIHGIRPGDVEHEPDFGEHWADISEFVGDDCLIAHNAMFDVGVLKACLERHECEIPSLSFSCTRLIARQAWPDRQRFGLKPLSNWLGVEFRHHDALEDSRACAQVLLAAGVSSGAESLDDLEKRLRISRGKFGNWGIKNAKRIDGRRSGSTKSSPKRALPKGIASRQLRRGTVRPLRFPANPFDEQAMMRESSPDYQSPSNRSSGQSPKASSGDVAGSVSSSAAVPAAFDHVDWQRVAIRCEFIQPLRGRQVFFVGELQSMSQTQAKELTKRAGGELHDQQSETVNCVIVGRTSTFDRSGHQGEIEILSEDDFLKRLGV
- a CDS encoding DUF4129 domain-containing protein — its product is MSRRPELADYAAIGVGPVLIFLMISSLATYFVMLLSGGRYDGNLSYLIMMFTMGAVACARIVIEFDRNYAAVYTFGLGAAMFLVTFRFLGSPLFSLGLIVLIFYLADRIVHDCTLIDEKVDASGEGLIDRGLDELQTMRYGAKEDADDRPQSERQQRRKRSHQPGRTVFLLALAALPLFGFGQFMLKDHPRTWQNAQLLLGLYLFSSLSLLVTTSFLNLRRYLRQRDVDMPGDVTIAWLAGGIGLIAALLLLSYLIPLPGSMLASVSVPEFLSPEPTTASRYGWGDEAADKSASKDDAETGAEQSEQGKQQKGQGDNQNEPTESGGSRASDNENANKGDNQNSKQTTSGESKSKDSQSQSASQSDKSSSDDSKNKSEDAKSSQSKNKSNDDAEQSSSQQSDMEQSNQPKPSSEGQEDEQQGDQSEPASKQESREDESIPPDSLDQSDIKRESQQDRPEENRQSESSTAESSAASSISSMLRNLGSILKFLIIIGLVFVVAFYLYRIREQLLKWLQGLFGDREANLPSAETPQATAKSDPPRPFSSFQNPIGAGADPRRIIVVTFQAFEAWAREGGFVRRQDETPAEFITRLNLLSRQQQQAQQLFASTGPAADRLGKAYDRIVYGKGSASRQDVEAAERLWDRMSRREVVVG